The following are from one region of the Shinella sp. PSBB067 genome:
- a CDS encoding type I polyketide synthase has product MLDSTGQDAISDIAIVGMALRVPGARNVGEFWRNLRDGVESIRSLTPDELMQAGEAPDRLHHPHYVRRTAGLPGMDQFDADFFGLSPKDAAIMDPQHRQFLECAWEAMEDANRTPDRNSGPVGVFAGCGMGSYFYFNVCSNRQLVDQIGMFLLRHTGNDKDFLSTRASFTFNLRGPSVNVQTACSTSLVAIHYASQSLLNGECDMALAGGVTIEFPHGRGYLYQEGEILSPDGHCRAFDHRAAGTVFGSGVGVVVLRRLADALADGDIIHAVIKSSAINNDGGNKAGYLAPSVTGQAEAIIEAQALGGISADSIQYVECHGTGTAIGDPIEIEALTQAFRQSTKRTGFCYVGSVKTNIGHLDTAAGVVGVIKAALAVRHGEIPPTLGFEKPNPAIDFAASPFLVADRLAAWPAGGGPRRAAVNSLGVGGTNAHVILEQPPVRQAGLAAAQEPLLLFLSARQRKAVEQAATRLASALSDQPGLALGDVAHTLFSGRRHFEHRMVLAAASGEEAVAILSDPKSKRAFFHVPVEANAGAVFLFPGGGVQHPGMARCLYRDDAAFRATIDEGLSYLPAAAAEEIRGVWLGSGGEDAGRAFQRPSVQLPAILILEVALARAWMSWGVVPAALHGHSMGENAAACIAGVMSFRDAVHLVRLRGELFDSVEPGGMLSVPMDHESLLALLPPELDVASVNAPGLCVVSGRNRDLDRFRTRLEERGVDATRIPIDIAAHSRMLEPILPRFEAFLRGLSLRAPEIPIVSNRSGGWLTAEEATDPAYWVDHLRSTVLFAKGMETLAKSAPYIYIEAGPGRVLSSLAKAQGSIEANQIINSLPHPDEEWDDRRHFLCALGRGWATGLPIAVSRLWEGGRPSFVTLPAYPFQHRRYFIERASGADERREDEKAVTREPDMARWGYRPAWKQALVDYVSGAEATPRSWLFFLDEAGVGMQLATRLRGLGHRVVTVSLGDAFFRHDGDHYVLCAEAGKAGYDALVSALAADDALPSRIVHMWLLTGTESFRPGSNFFHRNQECGFYSLLHLAQALGDVARAEDLHVTVVTNGMQRVFDEALAYPEKATVLGPALVIPREMPGTTVKLVDVELDKPVAARRFAERWRRSPAPVEPGGQRQALTDTLWEDLLSRPASEVVAYRKGRRWLRFHDRLALEGGADGAALFREKGVYLFTGGLGDLAFVIENELAARFRARLVLVGRTALPPREEWQAYDRLHGHDAVRRATSAIRRLEAQGAEVLYLSGDVTNPQEMDDIVAATLAQYGEINGVFHAAGIVDDGLIQGKSQEGIERVLAPKVLGTTVLDAALEAVALDFVLLFSSTSTDTAPAGQVDYVAANAYLNAYAESRSQRTDRRTIALHWGIWNEVGIAARASSAAARESIVLPVDAATKGPFFERWVEDEDGLPWLEAVVGPQTHWVLDEHRLVSGQSVMPGAAYIDLVAQSAREYGLSFSADVTELVFLRPLVVADGETRVVRLRHAAARDGYRITLSAARADGGFEKIVEAHLRFRDEAAPAVRDVAPVVARCGRWQTARPGSSLRAAQEDHIRFGPRWGVLKSVAYGDGEALAELELPADYRHDSADGVLVHPAMLDLATGFAMELIAGYDPAAVLWAPAAYGHVSLFKPLPSRILSWVRLADSSDFGEGYAAFDVTIVAPDGEVLLDIRRFVVRRLDHDLSFADPPALAEAPAAVAGTRRPPPSPAMLKLDAMVHQGIRPGEGFEALVRALATAEVQPIVSSIDLDALCRHATMSAEEAPSRSIGFERPDLESEYIAPRNPVEETLAGYWRELLGVGQVGVHDSFFDMGGHSLIAVRLFRMIKAQYGLDLPISTLFEAPTIALCADLVLAQVPQANGAVDEAAIAIDAPPPQAKPTHVVLMHPGRDSRATPLFICAGMFGNVLNLRHLAQILGGDRPVYGLQARGLYGGLDPHETFEDMARDYIAEIRTVQPSGPYLLAGYSGGGIVAYEIAHQLSALGEEVAHLVMLDTPLPTQPPLGLQDRILMKLQDIRRHKGAFVQKWLHDRRCWEAEKREKRLAQARDTAPDQFNNSRIESAFLRALQRYELKPYAGAVTLLRPKPVVHYRLTGGRRLQKSRNILLDDNGWTPHIPNLCVHEVPGDHDSMVLEPYVRVLAERVLTAIRVAAPVVDLVRRDEKICEMPVHVRQQRLVEPA; this is encoded by the coding sequence ATGCTGGACAGTACAGGTCAGGACGCCATCAGCGACATCGCCATCGTGGGCATGGCGCTGCGCGTGCCGGGAGCCCGCAATGTGGGGGAGTTCTGGCGCAATCTGCGTGACGGAGTGGAATCCATCCGCAGCCTTACGCCGGACGAGCTGATGCAGGCCGGGGAGGCTCCCGATCGCCTCCACCACCCGCATTATGTGCGACGCACCGCGGGCCTGCCGGGAATGGATCAGTTCGACGCCGATTTCTTCGGGCTCAGCCCCAAGGATGCCGCGATCATGGATCCCCAGCACCGCCAGTTCCTCGAATGCGCCTGGGAGGCGATGGAGGACGCCAACCGCACGCCCGACCGCAACAGCGGCCCCGTCGGGGTCTTCGCCGGCTGCGGGATGGGGAGCTACTTCTACTTCAACGTCTGCAGCAACCGGCAGCTCGTCGACCAGATCGGCATGTTCCTGCTGCGCCACACCGGCAACGACAAGGATTTCCTGTCGACGCGCGCCTCGTTCACGTTCAACCTGCGTGGCCCGAGCGTCAATGTCCAGACGGCCTGTTCCACGTCGCTGGTGGCCATCCACTATGCCAGCCAGAGCCTGCTGAACGGCGAGTGCGACATGGCGCTGGCGGGCGGCGTCACCATCGAGTTTCCCCATGGCAGGGGCTATCTCTACCAGGAGGGCGAGATCCTCTCGCCGGACGGGCATTGCCGCGCCTTCGACCATCGCGCGGCCGGAACCGTCTTCGGCAGCGGCGTCGGTGTCGTGGTCCTGCGGCGCCTGGCGGATGCGCTGGCCGATGGCGACATCATCCATGCGGTCATCAAGAGCTCGGCGATCAACAATGACGGCGGCAACAAGGCGGGCTACCTGGCGCCGAGCGTGACGGGCCAGGCGGAAGCGATCATCGAGGCGCAGGCGCTCGGGGGCATTTCCGCCGACTCCATCCAGTATGTCGAATGCCACGGCACGGGCACGGCCATCGGCGATCCCATCGAGATCGAGGCGCTCACGCAGGCCTTCCGGCAAAGCACGAAGCGGACCGGGTTCTGCTATGTCGGCTCGGTGAAGACCAATATCGGGCACCTCGACACCGCGGCCGGGGTCGTCGGCGTCATCAAGGCGGCATTGGCCGTCAGGCATGGGGAAATCCCGCCCACGCTGGGGTTCGAAAAGCCCAATCCGGCGATCGATTTCGCGGCCAGCCCCTTCCTCGTCGCCGACAGGCTGGCGGCTTGGCCGGCCGGCGGCGGGCCGCGCCGGGCGGCCGTCAACTCGCTCGGTGTCGGTGGAACGAACGCCCATGTCATCCTGGAGCAGCCGCCCGTCCGCCAGGCCGGTCTCGCCGCCGCGCAGGAGCCCCTGCTGCTGTTCCTTTCGGCGCGCCAGCGCAAGGCCGTCGAGCAGGCCGCGACGCGGCTGGCCTCCGCGCTTTCGGACCAGCCGGGCCTCGCGCTCGGCGATGTCGCCCATACGCTGTTTTCCGGCCGAAGGCATTTCGAGCATCGCATGGTGCTGGCCGCGGCAAGCGGCGAGGAGGCCGTCGCGATCCTTTCCGATCCGAAGTCGAAACGGGCCTTCTTCCATGTGCCGGTCGAAGCGAATGCGGGCGCCGTCTTCCTGTTTCCCGGCGGCGGGGTTCAGCACCCCGGCATGGCGCGCTGCCTCTACCGGGACGATGCCGCCTTCCGCGCGACCATCGATGAGGGGTTGTCCTATCTTCCGGCCGCGGCCGCCGAGGAAATACGCGGCGTGTGGCTCGGGTCCGGCGGCGAGGATGCCGGCCGGGCATTCCAGCGGCCGTCGGTGCAATTGCCGGCCATCCTGATCCTCGAAGTCGCGCTCGCCCGGGCATGGATGTCCTGGGGCGTGGTTCCGGCGGCCCTGCACGGCCATTCGATGGGCGAGAACGCCGCCGCCTGCATTGCGGGCGTGATGAGCTTCCGCGATGCGGTGCATCTGGTGCGGCTGAGAGGCGAGCTTTTCGACAGCGTCGAACCGGGCGGCATGCTCAGCGTTCCCATGGACCACGAAAGCCTGCTGGCGCTGTTGCCGCCCGAACTCGATGTCGCCTCCGTCAACGCACCCGGGCTGTGCGTGGTGTCGGGCCGCAACCGGGACCTCGACCGCTTCCGGACGCGCCTGGAGGAACGCGGCGTGGATGCCACCCGCATCCCGATCGACATCGCCGCGCATTCGCGCATGCTCGAACCCATTCTGCCGCGCTTCGAGGCATTCCTTCGGGGCCTCTCCCTGCGGGCGCCGGAAATCCCGATCGTTTCCAACCGCAGCGGCGGCTGGCTGACCGCCGAGGAGGCGACCGATCCCGCCTACTGGGTCGATCACCTGCGCTCGACGGTGCTCTTCGCCAAGGGCATGGAAACGCTCGCGAAGAGCGCGCCGTACATCTACATCGAGGCCGGGCCGGGCCGCGTCCTGTCCTCGCTCGCCAAGGCGCAGGGCAGCATCGAGGCCAATCAGATCATCAACAGCCTGCCGCATCCCGACGAAGAGTGGGACGACAGGCGCCATTTCCTGTGCGCGCTGGGGCGCGGCTGGGCGACCGGCCTTCCCATCGCCGTATCGCGCCTGTGGGAGGGCGGCAGGCCCAGCTTCGTGACGCTGCCGGCCTATCCGTTCCAGCATCGGCGCTACTTCATCGAAAGGGCTTCGGGCGCCGATGAACGGCGCGAGGACGAAAAGGCCGTCACCAGGGAGCCCGACATGGCCCGCTGGGGCTACAGGCCGGCCTGGAAGCAGGCGCTCGTCGACTATGTCAGCGGCGCGGAGGCGACCCCGCGTTCGTGGCTGTTCTTCCTCGATGAGGCGGGGGTTGGCATGCAACTGGCCACGCGGCTGCGCGGGCTCGGCCACCGGGTCGTCACCGTTTCCCTAGGCGACGCGTTCTTCCGGCACGATGGCGACCATTACGTGCTTTGCGCGGAAGCCGGAAAGGCAGGATACGATGCGCTCGTATCGGCGCTGGCCGCCGACGATGCCCTGCCGTCCCGCATCGTTCACATGTGGCTGCTGACCGGGACGGAAAGCTTCCGTCCCGGCTCGAATTTCTTCCATCGCAATCAGGAATGCGGTTTCTACAGCCTGCTGCACCTGGCGCAGGCGCTGGGCGACGTTGCGAGGGCCGAGGACCTGCATGTCACGGTCGTGACCAACGGCATGCAGCGCGTTTTCGACGAGGCCCTTGCCTATCCGGAAAAGGCGACCGTGCTGGGCCCGGCCCTGGTGATTCCCCGGGAAATGCCCGGCACGACGGTCAAGCTCGTCGATGTCGAGCTCGACAAGCCGGTCGCGGCGCGGCGATTTGCCGAGCGCTGGCGCAGGAGCCCCGCGCCTGTCGAGCCGGGCGGACAGCGGCAGGCGCTCACCGACACATTGTGGGAGGACCTGCTGTCCCGGCCGGCCTCGGAAGTCGTCGCCTATCGCAAGGGGCGCCGCTGGCTGCGGTTCCACGACAGGCTGGCGCTCGAGGGCGGCGCCGACGGTGCCGCGCTGTTCCGGGAGAAGGGCGTCTATCTGTTCACCGGCGGTCTCGGGGACCTCGCCTTCGTCATCGAGAACGAACTTGCCGCGCGTTTCAGGGCCAGGCTCGTGCTTGTCGGGCGAACCGCGCTTCCGCCACGCGAGGAATGGCAGGCTTACGACCGGCTGCACGGCCACGATGCCGTGCGCCGCGCGACTTCGGCAATCCGCAGGCTGGAGGCGCAAGGGGCCGAGGTGCTTTACCTTTCCGGCGATGTGACCAACCCGCAGGAGATGGACGACATCGTCGCCGCGACGCTTGCGCAGTATGGCGAGATCAACGGCGTCTTCCATGCCGCCGGGATCGTCGACGACGGCCTCATCCAGGGCAAGTCGCAGGAAGGCATCGAGCGGGTCCTGGCGCCGAAGGTGCTCGGCACGACGGTCCTGGACGCGGCGCTGGAGGCCGTGGCGCTCGATTTCGTCCTCCTGTTCTCCTCGACCAGCACCGACACCGCGCCGGCAGGGCAGGTGGACTACGTGGCGGCCAACGCCTATCTCAATGCCTATGCCGAAAGCCGGTCGCAGAGGACCGATCGCCGTACCATCGCGCTTCACTGGGGCATCTGGAACGAGGTCGGGATAGCCGCCCGCGCGTCGAGCGCCGCGGCACGCGAGAGCATCGTCCTGCCGGTTGACGCGGCAACGAAGGGGCCGTTCTTCGAACGCTGGGTCGAGGACGAGGATGGCCTGCCGTGGCTGGAAGCCGTGGTCGGCCCGCAAACGCATTGGGTTCTGGACGAGCATCGGCTCGTGTCCGGCCAGTCGGTCATGCCCGGTGCGGCCTATATCGATCTCGTCGCGCAATCGGCGCGGGAATACGGCCTGTCGTTTTCTGCCGATGTCACCGAGCTGGTCTTCCTGCGGCCGCTCGTCGTCGCCGACGGAGAAACGCGGGTCGTCCGGCTGCGGCATGCGGCGGCCCGGGACGGATATCGCATCACGCTCTCGGCCGCACGGGCCGACGGCGGGTTCGAGAAGATCGTGGAAGCGCACCTGCGCTTCCGTGACGAAGCGGCGCCCGCCGTCCGTGACGTTGCCCCGGTCGTTGCCCGGTGCGGCAGGTGGCAGACGGCACGGCCCGGCTCCAGCCTGCGCGCGGCGCAGGAGGATCACATCCGCTTCGGGCCGCGCTGGGGCGTCCTGAAATCCGTCGCCTATGGAGACGGAGAGGCCCTTGCGGAGCTCGAACTGCCGGCGGACTACCGGCACGACAGCGCGGACGGCGTTCTGGTCCACCCTGCGATGCTCGACCTTGCCACCGGCTTTGCGATGGAACTGATTGCCGGATACGATCCGGCGGCGGTCCTCTGGGCGCCCGCCGCCTATGGCCATGTTTCGCTGTTCAAGCCGCTTCCCTCACGCATCCTGAGCTGGGTCCGCCTTGCCGACAGCAGCGATTTCGGCGAGGGCTATGCGGCCTTCGACGTCACGATCGTGGCGCCGGATGGCGAGGTCCTGCTGGACATCCGGCGTTTCGTCGTCCGGCGGCTGGATCACGATCTCAGTTTCGCCGATCCGCCCGCCCTGGCCGAGGCGCCTGCGGCCGTTGCCGGAACGAGGCGGCCGCCGCCGTCACCGGCCATGCTGAAGCTGGATGCGATGGTGCACCAGGGAATTCGGCCCGGCGAAGGTTTCGAGGCCCTTGTGCGGGCGCTCGCCACCGCGGAGGTGCAGCCCATCGTCAGTTCCATCGATCTCGACGCCCTTTGCCGCCACGCCACGATGTCGGCCGAGGAGGCGCCGTCACGGAGCATCGGCTTCGAGCGCCCGGACCTCGAAAGCGAATATATCGCGCCGCGCAATCCGGTGGAGGAGACGCTTGCGGGATATTGGCGGGAACTGCTCGGCGTCGGGCAGGTCGGTGTCCATGACAGCTTCTTCGACATGGGCGGACATTCGTTGATCGCCGTGCGCCTGTTCCGCATGATCAAGGCACAGTACGGGCTGGATCTTCCGATCTCGACGCTGTTCGAGGCGCCGACCATTGCCCTGTGCGCCGATCTCGTCCTCGCGCAGGTTCCCCAGGCGAACGGCGCCGTGGATGAAGCGGCAATCGCGATCGACGCGCCTCCGCCGCAGGCCAAGCCCACCCATGTCGTCCTGATGCATCCCGGCCGCGACAGCCGGGCGACGCCTCTCTTCATCTGCGCCGGCATGTTCGGCAACGTGCTCAACCTGAGGCACCTGGCGCAGATCCTCGGGGGCGACAGGCCCGTCTACGGACTGCAGGCGCGCGGGCTTTACGGCGGGCTCGATCCGCACGAGACCTTCGAGGACATGGCGCGCGACTACATTGCGGAAATCCGCACGGTCCAGCCGTCCGGCCCCTATCTTCTGGCCGGCTATTCCGGCGGCGGCATCGTGGCCTATGAAATCGCCCACCAGCTTTCGGCGCTGGGTGAGGAGGTCGCCCATCTCGTGATGCTCGACACGCCCCTGCCGACCCAGCCGCCATTGGGATTGCAGGACCGGATCCTGATGAAGCTGCAGGACATTCGCCGTCACAAGGGCGCCTTCGTACAGAAATGGCTGCACGACCGCAGGTGCTGGGAGGCGGAAAAGCGCGAAAAGCGCCTTGCACAGGCCCGCGACACTGCGCCCGACCAGTTCAACAACAGCCGGATCGAGAGCGCCTTCCTGCGCGCCTTGCAGCGCTACGAGCTGAAGCCCTATGCGGGCGCGGTCACGCTTCTGAGGCCGAAGCCCGTCGTCCACTACCGGTTGACGGGCGGGCGGCGGTTGCAGAAGAGCCGCAACATCCTGCTCGACGACAACGGCTGGACGCCGCACATTCCCAATCTGTGCGTCCATGAGGTTCCCGGCGATCACGACAGCATGGTTCTGGAACCCTATGTGCGTGTTCTCGCGGAGCGGGTCTTGACCGCGATCCGTGTCGCGGCGCCCGTCGTGGACCTCGTCCGGCGCGATGAGAAGATATGCGAAATGCCGGTTCACGTTCGCCAGCAGAGGCTCGTCGAGCCCGCGTAG
- a CDS encoding MupA/Atu3671 family FMN-dependent luciferase-like monooxygenase codes for MTKLTCVMIGDELLLAQCGEILLSHGHAIEAVVTASPAVGTWARQKAIPVLDAEGDLTASLAPFRYDWLFSIANLRIVPEPVWRSARRGAINFHDGPLPKLAGLNTPSWAILNGADRHGVSWHAITAGIDEGDIYVSRDFDIDPEETALTLNTKCFEAGIATFDAMLADLESGSLAPRRQDIAGRAYFGRNDRPLALLRLDRPAEELSRLVRALDFGQNYTNRLALPRLRVGADLFTVSRLRVLDACTGEPGTVISVDADETIIATADRAVALRGARRTDGGTVPLSAALAPGMRLPIPSEAEVAALTAAIATVTPHEAAFRQALEACEDIDLGDIKAQDPAATPEIRTMPLPAPDGMPLGERIALLGALLTRLTGQKTFDLAYSGNRIRELCARHPGHFATSVPLRIDVADGMTVSGFKATVQGTLERVTRRITYLTDIVDRYPPLQAPRLSIGIADGPAADANAALGTCALVFEFSPQGSRLVYDGTRISEESVEALARRFAILAGHFDDGEGLVGQLPLLSADERREILHDANRTERDYDRDACVHELIERQVDLTPDTPALCFGAQTLTYRQMDERANRMARALVRRGVGPDVLVGLHLPRSLDLVVGALAIQKAGGAYVPLDPDFPAERLAFMARDSGARFVLTGSDQSGFAGLAGVETLAIADVLAQEPEGERLSHRSAPENLAYVIYTSGSTGQPKGVMVEHRNVVNFFAGMDERIPRSAEAQDVWLAVTSLSFDISVLELFWTLARGFKVVIHVNQASLAKAHTSRTASGKPMDFGLFYWGNDAGAGPAKYRLLLEGAKFADRNGFQSLWTPERHFHAFGGPYPNPSVTGAAVAAVTSSLSIRAGSCVLPLHHPLRVAEEWAVIDNISNGRAAIAFASGWMPEDFVLRPENAPPHNKASMVRDIETVRKLWRGESVEFDFGAGRVGVVTQPRPVQKELPVWLTTAGNPETYREAARLGANVLTHLLGQSIDELEEKIRIYRQTLAETGRDPRDHTVTVMLHTLLGEDREEVRALAREPMKDYLRSAAALIKQYAWAFPAFKKPQGISQPMDIDLQSLAPDEMDAILEFAFLRYFEDSGLFGTVADAKARIERLAAIGVDDVACLIDFGLSSDIVLERLEPLAKLVGQVRAPVPEEAGDDFSLTTQIDRHGVTHLQCTPSMVRMFMVTPEDRKALGAVRHMFIGGEALPGSLLAELSRVTDASVENMYGPTETTIWSSTCTAAPTDGVVPLGRPIANTRLYVLDEALEPVPPGTPGELYIGGDGVARGYLHREELTAERFLPNPFASGRIYRTGDLVRLTAQGEFQFLGRADHQVKVRGYRIELGEIEAKIAAFPGVLEAVAISREDKAGDVRIVAYMRTAAAVDDAALRQHLATVLPDYMIPGHFVTLAEFPLTPNAKVDRKRLPRPEEARKPHVAEAFVAPADALQQTIAETFRRALGLDRVGIFDSFFALGGHSLLAVQVHRELKAGLAPDLTITDIFRFPTVSALAGHLSDRGKASAELSKVADRAAMRRNALGQRRADLQRVRDTV; via the coding sequence ATGACAAAGCTGACCTGCGTAATGATCGGCGACGAACTGCTTCTGGCGCAATGCGGAGAAATCCTTCTTTCCCACGGGCACGCGATCGAGGCTGTCGTGACCGCCAGCCCTGCGGTTGGCACCTGGGCAAGGCAGAAGGCGATCCCCGTCCTCGATGCGGAAGGCGACCTCACCGCAAGCCTCGCCCCCTTCCGCTATGACTGGCTCTTCAGCATCGCAAATCTGAGGATCGTGCCGGAGCCCGTCTGGCGCAGCGCACGCCGCGGGGCGATCAATTTCCACGACGGCCCGCTGCCGAAGCTCGCCGGCCTCAACACGCCGAGCTGGGCGATCCTGAACGGCGCCGACCGCCACGGCGTGAGCTGGCATGCGATCACCGCCGGCATCGACGAAGGGGACATCTATGTGTCGCGCGACTTCGACATCGATCCCGAAGAAACGGCGCTGACGCTGAACACAAAGTGTTTCGAGGCCGGCATCGCGACGTTCGACGCCATGCTGGCCGATCTGGAATCCGGGTCGCTCGCACCGCGCCGGCAGGACATTGCCGGCCGCGCCTATTTCGGACGGAACGACCGACCCCTCGCTCTCCTGCGCCTCGACCGGCCGGCCGAAGAGCTCTCCCGCCTCGTGCGCGCCCTCGATTTCGGTCAGAACTATACGAACAGGCTGGCGCTTCCGCGACTTCGCGTCGGCGCGGACCTCTTCACCGTTTCGCGCCTGCGGGTCCTTGACGCCTGCACCGGGGAGCCGGGCACCGTCATTTCAGTCGATGCGGATGAGACGATCATCGCAACGGCGGACAGGGCAGTCGCCCTGCGCGGCGCGCGGCGCACCGACGGCGGCACCGTCCCGCTTTCCGCCGCCCTTGCCCCCGGCATGAGGCTTCCCATCCCGAGCGAGGCCGAGGTGGCCGCCCTGACGGCCGCCATTGCCACCGTGACACCGCATGAGGCGGCCTTCCGGCAGGCGCTGGAGGCCTGCGAGGACATCGACCTCGGCGACATCAAGGCGCAAGACCCCGCCGCAACACCCGAAATCCGGACCATGCCGCTCCCGGCGCCCGATGGAATGCCCCTCGGCGAACGCATCGCCCTGCTCGGCGCGCTGCTGACCCGGCTGACCGGCCAGAAGACGTTCGATCTCGCTTATTCCGGCAACCGCATCCGGGAGCTCTGCGCCCGCCATCCGGGGCATTTCGCAACGTCCGTCCCCCTGCGGATCGATGTTGCCGACGGCATGACGGTCTCGGGCTTCAAGGCCACCGTGCAAGGCACGCTCGAAAGGGTGACGAGACGGATCACCTACCTGACCGACATCGTGGACCGCTATCCGCCCCTGCAGGCGCCGCGCCTCTCCATCGGCATCGCGGACGGCCCGGCCGCCGACGCGAACGCGGCGTTGGGCACCTGCGCCCTCGTCTTCGAATTCAGCCCGCAGGGCAGCCGGCTTGTCTATGACGGTACCCGCATCAGCGAGGAAAGCGTGGAGGCGCTCGCCCGCCGTTTCGCCATCCTTGCCGGCCATTTCGACGATGGCGAAGGCCTCGTCGGGCAGCTCCCGCTGCTTTCGGCGGACGAGCGCCGGGAAATTCTGCACGATGCGAACAGAACCGAACGGGACTATGACCGCGACGCCTGCGTCCACGAGCTCATCGAGCGGCAGGTCGACCTCACGCCCGACACGCCCGCCCTTTGCTTCGGCGCGCAGACCCTCACCTACCGCCAGATGGACGAGCGGGCGAACCGCATGGCGCGCGCGCTGGTCAGGCGCGGCGTCGGGCCGGACGTTCTGGTCGGGCTGCACCTGCCGCGCTCGCTCGACCTGGTGGTGGGCGCGCTCGCGATCCAGAAGGCCGGCGGGGCCTATGTGCCCCTCGACCCCGATTTCCCGGCGGAACGGCTTGCCTTCATGGCACGCGATTCCGGCGCCAGGTTCGTGCTGACAGGAAGCGATCAATCCGGCTTCGCTGGGCTTGCCGGCGTGGAGACGCTCGCCATCGCGGATGTCCTGGCGCAGGAGCCCGAGGGCGAGCGTCTCTCGCACCGCAGCGCGCCGGAAAACCTTGCCTATGTGATCTATACATCGGGCTCGACGGGGCAGCCGAAGGGCGTGATGGTCGAGCATCGCAACGTCGTCAATTTCTTCGCCGGCATGGACGAGCGCATCCCGAGGAGCGCGGAGGCGCAGGACGTCTGGCTCGCCGTCACCAGCCTCTCCTTCGACATTTCCGTCCTGGAGCTTTTCTGGACGCTGGCGCGCGGCTTCAAGGTCGTCATCCATGTCAATCAGGCGAGCCTTGCCAAGGCGCACACATCGCGCACCGCCAGCGGCAAGCCGATGGATTTCGGCCTCTTCTACTGGGGCAACGATGCCGGCGCAGGCCCGGCAAAATACCGGCTCCTGCTCGAGGGCGCGAAATTCGCCGACCGCAACGGCTTCCAGTCCCTGTGGACGCCCGAACGGCATTTCCATGCCTTCGGCGGCCCCTATCCGAACCCCTCCGTCACCGGCGCGGCCGTGGCGGCGGTGACGAGCAGCCTCTCGATCCGGGCCGGAAGCTGCGTGCTGCCGCTGCATCATCCCCTGCGCGTCGCCGAGGAATGGGCGGTCATCGACAATATCAGCAATGGCCGTGCCGCCATCGCCTTTGCCTCCGGCTGGATGCCCGAGGACTTTGTCCTGCGCCCCGAGAATGCCCCGCCCCACAACAAGGCGAGCATGGTCCGGGACATCGAGACGGTCCGCAAACTGTGGCGCGGCGAAAGCGTCGAGTTCGATTTCGGGGCGGGGCGCGTCGGGGTCGTCACCCAGCCGCGGCCCGTGCAGAAGGAACTGCCGGTCTGGCTGACGACGGCGGGCAATCCCGAGACCTATCGCGAAGCCGCGCGCCTCGGCGCCAATGTGCTGACGCATCTCCTCGGCCAGTCCATAGACGAACTGGAGGAGAAGATCCGCATCTACAGGCAGACGCTGGCGGAAACCGGGCGCGACCCGCGTGACCACACCGTCACCGTCATGCTGCATACGCTGCTTGGCGAGGACCGCGAGGAGGTGCGCGCTCTCGCGCGTGAACCGATGAAGGACTACCTGCGCAGCGCGGCGGCCCTCATCAAGCAATATGCCTGGGCCTTCCCCGCCTTCAAGAAGCCGCAGGGCATCTCGCAGCCGATGGACATCGACCTGCAATCGCTGGCGCCGGACGAAATGGACGCCATCCTCGAATTCGCCTTCCTGCGTTACTTCGAGGACAGCGGCCTGTTCGGCACGGTGGCCGACGCGAAGGCGCGCATCGAGCGGCTGGCCGCCATCGGCGTGGATGACGTCGCCTGCCTGATCGACTTCGGCCTGTCGTCCGACATCGTGCTCGAACGGCTGGAACCGCTCGCTAAGCTCGTCGGGCAGGTGCGCGCACCCGTCCCCGAAGAGGCCGGCGACGATTTCAGCCTGACAACGCAGATCGACCGGCATGGCGTGACGCATCTACAATGCACGCCCTCCATGGTGCGCATGTTCATGGTCACACCGGAGGATCGCAAGGCGCTCGGAGCGGTCAGGCATATGTTCATCGGCGGCGAGGCCTTGCCCGGATCGCTCCTTGCCGAGCTTTCGCGCGTCACCGATGCCAGCGTCGAGAACATGTACGGCCCGACGGAGACGACCATATGGTCCTCCACATGCACCGCCGCCCCGACGGACGGCGTGGTACCGCTCGGCCGCCCGATCGCCAACACCCGGCTCTACGTTCTGGACGAGGCGCTGGAGCCCGTTCCCCCCGGCACGCCGGGAGAACTGTATATCGGCGGCGACGGCGTCGCGCGCGGCTACCTGCACCGCGAGGAATTGACCGCCGAGCGCTTCCTGCCGAACCCCTTCGCATCGGGCCGGATCTACCGCACGGGCGACCTCGTTCGCTTGACCGCACAGGGCGAATTTCAGTTCCTCGGCCGGGCGGATCACCAGGTCAAGGTGCGCGGCTACCGGATAGAACTCGGGGAGATCGAGGCGAAGATCGCGGCCTTCCCCGGCGTTCTCGAAGCGGTGGCGATATCGCGCGAGGACAAGGCCGGCGACGTGCGCATCGTGGCCTACATGCGCACGGCGGCAGCCGTCGATGACGCGGCCCTGCGGCAGCATCTGGCGACGGTGCTGCCGGATTACATGATCCCCGGCCACTTCGTCACGCTCGCCGAATTCCCGCTGACCCCAAACGCCAAGGTGGACCGCAAGCGGCTTCCAAGGCCCGAGGAGGCCAGGAAACCCCACGTCGCCGAGGCCTTCGTCGCACCCGCCGATGCGCTCCAGCAGACGATTGCCGAGACGTTCCGCCGGGCGCTCGGGCTCGACCGCGTCGGCATCTTCGACAGTTTCTTCGCGCTGGGAGGGCATTCGCTGCTCGCCGTCCAGGTGCATCGCGAGTTGAAGGCCGGCCTCGCGCCCGACCTGACCATCACCGACATCTTCCGCTTCCCGACGGTTTCGGCGCTCGCGGGCCATCTTTCCGACCGCGGCAAGGCCAGCGCGGAACTCAGCAAGGTCGCGGACCGCGCCGCCATGCGCCGCAACGCGCTTGGACAGCGCCGGGCAGACCTGCAGCGCGTGCGCGATACGGTGTGA